DNA sequence from the Alosa sapidissima isolate fAloSap1 chromosome 13, fAloSap1.pri, whole genome shotgun sequence genome:
TGGCTAGCCCCTGTCTTAGGTAATGTGATTAAGGGTGAGTGGGCGGGGACGGTCGGTCCGACGCTACGGCGGAGGAAAGACAGTGTCAATGTATTTTCCAAAAGCCCAAATTTCATGGTGACCTTTAGTGGCAAAGCACAAGCTCTCATTTTCAGAGgagacattttcatctgttttaGACCATCACTTCCACTCTTTGGGTAGAGAGTATAAATTGATAAAAACAAGCCCAGGCCATCTGCCCCTCAGAATAGTGCAGTGGGGAGGTTTAATCCGGGATTACAGCCCcagcataactgtgtgtgtgttttttttttttctttttttggcgtCTGCTCAGTCGTCACAGTGTGCCCTTCAcaacagatagagagataggCAGCAGATTGGTTACACAGACTAGGCACTGCTAGGAATCCAACCAGGGGCCATTACACTACTGGAGTTTTGATTCAATTACAAATTTACATCTGAATCTCTCCAGATTCCCATAGGGCAAAAATGGCTTTCCTTATCAAGACCATGATAGGTAACCCCCTGTCGGGAGTAATGGGGGGTCAAGACAAAGCTGAGGAGGAGACCCCCAAGGACCCCGCTGCCGCTGCTGGCATGACCCGTGAGGAGTATGAGGAGTACCAGAAGCAACTGGTGGAGGAGAAGTAAGTACTGGGGCAATGCGCCGCCATTTTAGCCTCAGGAGACGGCAAATGAGCGCCATCAGCTCATCTGATGACGTGCAGCAGATAGCAGCCTATTTAGAAACCGTTTAGCAACACTTAATGGCCAtatgcacattttaatcatgttGGGATGTCAGAGCTATGGATGATTGTAAACAAAGGTGTAGCAAGCATTCTTATCTCGCCATTTTGTTTGACCTTTATCCTCAGTGGTTTTCAAAACTCACATCTGCCATAATTTTTTTTCCAAAGGTCAAACGATGACAGTAGACATGTCACACGTAACATGGTGTTTTTTTCTATATAACCTGCACCATAACGTCTTTTTAACATCCCAACACATCATTTTCTCTCTAAGCTGATGACCATACCTGCAATACAAAGTGTGAATCCGATAAACATTGCTTCTAAACACTTGTGTTTTATGGTCATCAAGATGAAGATTAATGATACACCACTGTATGATACTTAACTTTGTTATCACATGGATTCCAAACTAATTACAAATGTAACTGTTTCATTTTAGAATTGCATCAGAAAAGGTGGAGCTttgtgacaataaaaaaaaagtactgATCATGGTGGTGATGACATCAGAGAGTAAACGTCACAGGAACAGGCAGCTTAGCTGCCCTCAAGACAGGGGCTTAGCCCAGGTAAACACAGGCCTACTGTTTTATAGAAACATGCTCAGGGAAGTGAACAAAAATAGACAAATGCTTTGAAGTCTGTTGTGATGGCTTATGTTCTTTTGTCAGTTTAAATGAAGTGTGTGGAGTATTTAAGTTGTGTGTGGATTTAGTTGGCCCATTATCAGAGTTATACCTGATATTTCAGCCAAAGAGAATGGATGCTTATACAGATCACAGTCTCCATTATGGTTCATTAAATGTATTTACTAGATGCCAGATCAGACAGGGTACAATGTCAGCAGAATTTTAATAGGAATTGACAGCGTGGAGGTTCTGCTCAGCAATTCTCAACATGGGTGTGACAGAACAAGGTTTTTGATTTGTTATCTGTAGCTAACAGCACTTTTATAAACAATACACAAAAAGCCTCTGATCTACCAGAGTGATATGAACACTCCATAGCCATGgtatatatttttaaacaatatATCGATAATGTACAGAACATATTTTGTCAATATATAATGGTGATTTATTGGTTTATATGGATGATTTATTGGTTTATATGGTTTATATGGATGATTTATTGGTTTGTAGGTGAATAAATTGCTTGTGGTCAAAACACCACCAACTTAAGAGGAAGGACATTACATAACGTGATTAGGCTTTCTGGCCTGTGATGGAATGTCAGGCCCCTTCCCAATGTTTCCAGTGGCCACTGAATGGATGCCCTGTGTTTAACAAATAACCATCCAACCAACCAACAACAAGATTGAAGCAAACATTGTAGTACTGTGTCTCACTTGTCACTTCCTGTATGTTTCTGTATTCTAATAGTATATTGAATACAATGACACAAAAGTAGCGTCTTTAGATTGTCTTCACCACCTGCTATTAGAAAGGTTGTTGTCAACATTGCATCTTTGCCTAATCCTAAATCTGTCTGAGTAAATCTGTTCAACTCATAATCCTTACATTTAATTAGCTAACTATGTGTTTCCAGTCTACATTAtagcaacaatatttttttatcaATAATGCCATATAATagaatagagtgtgtgtgtgtgtgtgtgtgtgtgtgtgtgagtgagtgtaatgGAGGTGAacactgagctagcatgctagttgtctgtaaatcctcacacccctaaccttctagctgagttggaagcctgggcttttagctcagtggatattgcgttcgactcccatgccggtgtgtgttgtggtggcgggttcgaggacCGTTAGCGGCTGACGAACTGACCTcggttacatgtgtgtgtgtgtgtgttcctgttagTGTGATTTATTAAGAGAGGAAACAGTAACCTTATTAATTTAGTAGAAACCGTATTCATTTTGTAGAGATACAAACGGCTCATGTTTAGCTTGAGCCATGTCTGAGTGTCACCTGCCTGACTGAGTCCATCCATGGCACTGCTGGAGCATGTGGCACGTGACTTGGGCTCAGGTGTCACTGCATCCCTGGATGAACAATGAGATTAGCAGTCTGAACCATTTTAGCCCTTCACCTCATCTGAAACCTTCAGCCCTACAGGTCATACAGAGCTCCTACTGTACCTATTACAGTGAAGGACAGCACACCTGTGCAACAATGAAAGCACAACTGTTGTGGCTGACTGTTGTCACTGTGAATAGTTGGAACTTCACAAACTAGTGATTTGGGTGTTCTGACCTAATGCGGGATCATGGCCTGAGTTGCCAATATAACAAAAatactgttttttgttttgtgatgttttgatgTGTGGCCCTTTTCTGATATATTTTAATCCCAATTTACTTCCCTCTGGGAACATATTGAAAGGGTCTTTTCCTAGCTAACTCTAGCACTCAGATTAAAATGTGTATCAAAAGTGTCTGGTATACCTatgccaaattatttttgtgtgatttttgtgcgacaggatggagagagattcAGAGTTCTTAAACAAGAAGGCTGAGAGGGCCACGCTCCGGGTGTGCCTTAGAGACAAATACCGCTTGCCGAAGGTAAGACACCTAACTATGTGAGGTAGTCGAAGCCCTAACTAAACTAGGAAGTGACTTAAACAACAGGTAGCATCAGGCAGCATAGTGTGTCTACAGGACATGGTAAAATAAGAGAGAGTGATCTGGACACCATATAGCTCCTTTGGAAGGTTTAAGATCACTCTTATATTTTACTTTTGGAGTCATTTCTCTGATCCAGCACCCATCCAAAATGGTGAAAAAGAATGTGCGCGGTCACACGTCTACAGGACATGGCCCATGTCTTGTCCAAGGCCCAGGCCATGTGACAGGTAATGATGCAGCACCTGTAGGGAAAAAGAAAATCTACCCAGCTGCCCAGATTCATACCCACCCCCACTCTAGGAAACTATTGCGACCAATAAGGAAACGATCGAGGCCTACAAATGCCAAAAGATTAGCACACCAGTGAGTTAACTAAATCACTTGAGGACTTTGCGTGTGCCATACTGTGTCCTTAGCGTTAGTCCTTCCCTGGCTGCTCCAGCCATCTGCCACTCACGGCTGAGGTGTCCATCTCTCCACACCGCACAGTCACAGTCACGCTGCTCTAATACAGACCGACTCACTTCACCCATCCTCACTGGGGATCTATCTATCACTGTGGAATACTTTTGGACTTAAAGGAAAGGCAGAATGGAGAGTGAGCAAAAGGTAGGCCGGCATTCCAAATGGAAGTGTTTATATGTCTGAAAAATGCTTGTTGGTGTTAAAGGGATCAAAGCCTACACTGGAATCTTTAACTTTGTTCTTTATTACTTTGTCACTCTGGTCCTTTGGTTCGTGTTTAGTTCTTTGAATGTGATACGCATGGTGATAAAGGCACCCATCCAATAGAAATCTGATCATTTATCCAAATTCAAAAAGTGTCAATATATGTAAATTATTCAAAAACAACGACAACACATCCCAATAGAGTTTGTTGTCGGTTGTATAAATGGTAAACTTGCCTGAAagcttaaaggtgcagtcagatGCAGGCAGGCGCGTTTGTTcgtgtttatgtgtatattgtgtatatgtttgtgtatattttgttcgtgtttatgtgtatattcAGATGCTTTTGAGCAAAAAtcgtacattatattttaaccaaggaccaaacgaaacacGCCAGAGAGGTAACTCAGCCCTACCTTCAGCATTCCCAGAGAAATTCCACGCAGGGTTTTATTTTTGGTTGGGGGACAGGCTGACCCCACTTTGTTcgtttccagttttcggagcctggaCTGAGGAGGGATGATTGCTGAATGCGACAAAAAAAATTATAGGCTTGAAGTAAAgtccctgactgcacctttaattaaAATCAAAGCATTTAACAACACATGAAGCCTTACAGACAATCACTATTATGCATCATAATTTGTTTGTATATTTAATCTGGTTATTTAACAAGGGCATTTTGAGGCTCAATCTGCCGAGAGAGGACTATTTTCATGTCATTGTCatagtcagacagacagatgttttTCAACTTTTCTGAATGATTGTGGTGTGAATTCTGAATAGCTAGCAGACTGCAGTAATAACTAGCAAGCTGGTATGTAAACAGCCAGCACTGTGCACTGTGCCTAAATTGACAAGTGTTactgaaatgacaaaaaaactatGTAGTTTCACAGACAGCAGTAAGCTATAACCTTCAATTGGAAATATGAATTAATCACAAGTTAACAATCTAATGCGGGAATAATTATCTCCTGAACTGTGGTTTTTGTGTTCTCAATAAACGCAGAGATACCAAGCAATTATAACTTGCATTGCTTAAATCTCTCAGACAATTATCATTCAGCAACAGCGAACCACTTAACAAGTAACGGGTCATGTTTGCCCCATTTAGTTTCTATTAGGTTATTTTGGGTGTAGCTTTTTTGGGCAAATTGAAGTTCACCTCTGTGTCCAAATAAAATGATAATCAGCTGTGTGGGTGACAGAATTAAACATTTTCTAATGTGCCGAGTCAGTTGATAGTCACATTTTTATCAATCAAATAACCTTCAGTATTTGAATCCATGGGAATCTCCTACTACACCCCACATCCAGTTCAACCAATCAAAAGGTGTGTAATCCCTGTAACTGACCTGCCTCTCCTCACAGAGTGAACAGGATGAGAACATGATCCAGATGGCAGGTGATGACGTGGACGTGCCTGAGGAGCTGCTGAAGATGGTGGACGAGGACgccacagaggaagaggagaaggactcCATCCTGGGCCAGATGCAGAACCTGCAGAACATGGACATGGACCAGATCAAGGAGAAGGCCTCAGCAACCATGGCAGAGGTGAAAAGCAAGGCCGAGGAGAAGTGTTCTGTCATGTAACGGGGGAAATGACAACttacaaaagaaaaagaagcgAAAGTTATAAATGATAAGGGAAACAGGTCATTAATTCTGGCTCTCAAGAAATTGCAGGTTCAGAGACATGCTCTCCTCCCCTTGCTTTGATCACTGTTGGCTTGCTGGCTGGTTGGACGAACCTCATAGCTGATGTCATTGGAACCTCCTCTCTTGCCCAAAGATTTCTCTGAATCATGCCCATTGATGTGCATCCTCACCCTAATATCCTGTGGGAtagatttttttgtatgtgatgTATGAATAAAACATGTCTTAGATGTtccccttttctttttctgtcctccCTCTAAGCCCAGGACCCTAGGAAGCTACAGTGCAATTACAGAACTTTGAAATATGTTAACAAAGTATGACATATATACatatttctaaatatttttatttatctaaAATAATATCACTGGTGAATTCATGTTAAGTATGCTTCATCGTTCATATCAGCGTGTTATAACAACATTGCTAGGCTTCATACCTGCTATTTCACAGAAATGAGTGTAAgatcagcagcagcaacagcttcCTTTATTTTGCTGAATGTTACGCCAGGGAAAATGTGTGTTTAGCAATTCTTTATTCGTTGCATATGTAAGAAGTGATTTACTCTGTTCAAGTATACAATCATGTAAATGCTGGCTAAAATGAATGCTGATTGTTTTACTTAATAAAACTGTGATATATAACTGTGCCTGTTATTTGTAATTAGAACGCTTCCCTTAGTATATatattacagtagcctacagatacGCTTGAGCCTTTGAACCCACAATATTGTCACTGTTAGCATCTCCAACAGCTGCTTTCTGTGCTGCTCCTGACTGAGACACTGATTCACCCCCATGTgtatttacacaaacacatgtatttGGGGAACAACTGTATCAAACATTCAGTCTAGGACAAGGACCAGGGAAATACCTATGATGCAAAAACAAATGGAATATATACCATAAAATGAATATTATTAGATATTCATTAGATTTGTTTATCATTAACTTATTTTAGCAAAGGCAacacaaatgtgaaaatatagaATGTATAGTGATGTCGGGCTAGACGTTGTGCGTACTCATGGTCTATTGTTAGGTATTTGCCCTCTCTATTGACAGTGAATTAAAGTCATAGATATGGTGCCCTGCATCAAAGAATACCAAAACTGTGTTTCTCATTACGGATTATTATGTGTTCAGTATGAATGAAACGAATTTAATTAAACATATAGGCTATCCAAAGTGTGTAATCTCGTGTTATCTTTACTTAATTAACACATGTTTGTCTTGTAAATAATACACCTCAACAGTCAGCTTACTTACTGTGGTAAATCACTTGAGTAATCATGATAACATGCATTTAAGATGCAAAGCCCCAAAAGGACTGTATTTTACACACAAAGATGTAGTAACTTGGACTTCATCCATGTGTTAAGATTAAATGAATTAGCTTAGGCTCTAAGTACCAGATTTACACAAACACCATACAAGAATACAGATGAGAGGAATGGGTCTTTATTTAATTGGTGATTACTGTGGAACTTTTGTAGAGAAGTGATTAGTTTGAGTGAAAAAATCCTCAGTCTTGTGAATTTCATGTGTGCCCCTGTGCAAAATGCCTTGGATTTTGAGTTCAAAAGCTTAACAGCTAATAGGATCAATGCAGCTAAGGCTGTCATCCACTCAAGTTAAATGACTGTCAGACTTGTTTAAGTAATTTGGCCCATATTAGGATGGCTATACAGAAAAGGGGATGACATGGCATTCATGCTCATCGACATGACCAATCATGGATGTGCCCTGCTCATCATTCATGTCTCTATAAAAAATCAACACAGAAAAATATTTCTGGTTGAGGATGGAGCATTAGTTCTATCATTTCCTGAAAAACCCTCAATAATCCATAGTTTCTGTTTTGTTAAGTAAGTAAATCCAATAGGTCTAGGCTATAGCCTGATACACTGCACATGACAACACTGTAATCAGGAAATTATTAACTTTAAAAAAGTATTCTATCTATTGCAATGTGATAATAAACATGGCCTACATTCCCAACAGGTCTAAAATCACGTCGTTAATAACAGATTCATAGGTGCTCGCCGTTAAAAACTGCCACATTAATGAAGATAAGTTAATTTGCGAATTGTGACAATAAATCATTACCTAGGTTTGTTGAGTTATTGCAGGAGAGCTAAATGGTAGGCTATTAAGTTTAaactagaagaaaaaaaataatcccCTTAAGCAGCGTGTGGTCATAGGATTACCAAACTGCTGTCGATCTTTGTTTAGAGGCAATTACACACATCCTCTCAACATTCAAGATATTAGGACATTTTTCCAATTAACTGCGCTTCAATTGTAGGGTAGCTTTACAGACTCTGCATGCCTGATCCATGAGATCATGAACCCTCCATTCTGTAAATGTCCAAAATTGGGCGTCAAATCTTTGCTTTTCCAATTTCTTTTCCACAGCTTTTACGCGACACCATTCACGAATAACGAAATTAACGACGGTTTAGCCCATTGAACAGCCGTAGCCCGACAAGAATATAAAAACATTATTTCGCACTAAAAAAAACACGTGGTCTAATGCCTATATATATGTTAAATAGTAGCCTAAActggtaggcctatatttttcattgttACATCAGACCTTtattatttgctctggtaggcTACCCTATATTGGCCCTTGTGCACTATACGCATTAGAGTGACATTTTTAAGATCCGTTTTTATTATGAGTTaggagtaatcaaggatctttgcctcATCGCTGCATCCCCTTTCAACATCTGACCTGATCAGAAGATTTTCCCCCACCTTAAATCATTCTCTGTATAGTGGGCCGCTGACATCTGGAAGATGAAAAAATGGTTTTTATTATGAACATTTATTATGTGAGGCGGTTGACTGGGATGGCCACACTTTGGGCGGAGTTGGTTGTCCCTCTGTCCTGAGAATCCAGTGTAAATCTAACGGTCCCTGCGCATCAGAGGAGAGGGGCTGTCACTCACACAAAGACTGATccggagagggaggagggactCCTTTAAAAGCGCCCGGAGTAAACAGCATCTTCACTGTTACAGACTGTGACCTAGAAGGTTGCCACAAGTAATTCAACAGAGAGCAGACTACACTTAGCTATATGTTTTAGAAACCGTGAGTTTCCAGTGCCCTGAGAAAGTTTTTGATAGCTTAATTTGACAGCACTTGCTATAACCTACTGTGGTAAGTTTCTCCTTGCTGCGGCAATTCAATGAGACTGCTTGGTTGTGAGACTCAGAGAATGGAAGAAAGTCTGTCAACTTCTCCACGGTTAGCCCGAAGCCCGGGCAATTCTACCAGAGTCCATAGCATTGAAGCAATCTTGGGATTTAAAGACGGGAATATGTTTCATTCGACGTACGTTTATAATGGATCACCACGAGTTGCTCCGGACGCACACAGAGGTCACACTCCTGCTGTCTCGCCGCTTAGGAAGGAACATAACTCAGAAACTTTTCAGAGTAAGTGTCTGTGAATTCTGGTAGAACTTTGACATGTTTGTGGCTATCTTGTCTATCTAGGGTACTTTTAATTTCTATAGTCCCCTAGCGTGGTGAATCATAGCCTACCCTATATTTTCAGCCTAATGTAGGCCTTAATAGCAACAATTGTAAACCACCCTGCTTTAACTGTTTTGCTCTTTCGCCTTTTGCAGGTGTTTGCTGTTCCTCTAGACCAAATTCTGCGGTCAGTTCCGTGGCTGATGGAGACTGTAAACTATCTGATGATGAAAATCCGAAGAAGAAACACCGCAGAAATAGAACCACGTTTACGACCTTTCAGTTGCACGAACTTGAGCGTGCCTTCGAGAAGTCGCATTACCCTGACGTATATAGCAGAGAGGAACTCGC
Encoded proteins:
- the cplx4a gene encoding complexin-4a, whose amino-acid sequence is MAFLIKTMIGNPLSGVMGGQDKAEEETPKDPAAAAGMTREEYEEYQKQLVEEKMERDSEFLNKKAERATLRVCLRDKYRLPKSEQDENMIQMAGDDVDVPEELLKMVDEDATEEEEKDSILGQMQNLQNMDMDQIKEKASATMAEVKSKAEEKCSVM